A stretch of the Streptomyces sp. NBC_00654 genome encodes the following:
- the dnaJ gene encoding molecular chaperone DnaJ, which yields MATDYYAVLGVRRDASQDEIKKAFRRLARELHPDVNPDPKTQERFKEINAAYEVLSDPQKKQVYDLGGDPLSASGGAGGAGGFGAGGFGNFSDIMDAFFGTASQRGPRSRTRRGQDAMIRLEIDLSEAAFGTTKDIQVDTAVVCTTCSGEGAAPGTSAQTCDMCRGRGEVSQVTRSFLGQVMTSRPCPQCQGFGTVVPTPCPECAGDGRIRSRRTLTVKIPAGVDNGTRIQLAGEGEVGPGGGPAGDLYVEIHELSHAVFQRRGDDLHCTVTIPMTAASLGTKVPLETLDGLEEIDIRPGTQSGQSVPLHGRGITHLRGGGRGDLIVHVEVLTPSKLDPEQERLLRELAKLRGEERPTGQFQPGQQGLFSRLKDAFNGR from the coding sequence GTGGCCACGGACTACTACGCCGTACTCGGCGTGCGCCGCGACGCATCTCAGGACGAGATCAAGAAGGCATTCCGGCGGCTCGCCCGCGAGCTGCACCCGGATGTCAACCCGGACCCGAAGACCCAGGAGCGGTTCAAGGAGATCAACGCCGCCTACGAGGTGTTGTCGGACCCGCAGAAGAAGCAGGTCTACGACCTCGGCGGCGACCCGCTGTCCGCCTCCGGCGGCGCGGGTGGCGCGGGCGGTTTCGGAGCCGGTGGCTTCGGCAACTTCTCCGACATCATGGACGCGTTCTTCGGCACGGCCTCGCAGCGCGGCCCCCGTTCGCGCACCCGGCGCGGCCAGGACGCGATGATCCGGCTGGAGATCGACCTCTCCGAGGCGGCCTTCGGCACCACCAAGGACATCCAGGTCGACACGGCGGTCGTCTGTACGACGTGCAGCGGCGAGGGCGCGGCCCCCGGCACCTCCGCGCAGACCTGTGACATGTGCCGAGGGCGCGGCGAGGTGTCCCAGGTCACCCGGTCCTTCCTGGGCCAGGTCATGACCTCACGGCCCTGCCCGCAGTGCCAGGGCTTCGGTACGGTCGTGCCGACGCCGTGCCCGGAGTGCGCCGGTGACGGCCGCATCCGCTCCCGGCGCACGCTCACGGTGAAGATCCCCGCGGGCGTGGACAACGGCACCCGTATCCAGCTCGCGGGCGAGGGCGAGGTCGGCCCCGGCGGCGGCCCGGCCGGGGATCTGTACGTCGAGATCCACGAGCTGTCGCACGCGGTGTTCCAGCGGCGCGGCGACGATCTGCACTGCACGGTCACCATCCCCATGACGGCGGCCTCGCTCGGCACCAAGGTGCCGCTGGAGACGCTCGACGGCCTGGAGGAGATCGACATCAGGCCGGGCACCCAGTCCGGCCAGTCGGTTCCGCTGCACGGGCGCGGCATCACGCATCTGCGCGGCGGCGGTCGTGGCGATCTGATCGTGCACGTCGAGGTGCTGACCCCGTCCAAGCTGGACCCGGAGCAGGAGCGGCTGCTGCGCGAACTGGCGAAGCTGCGCGGCGAGGAGCGGCCGACCGGCCAGTTTCAGCCAGGTCAGCAAGGGCTGTTCTCCCGGCTGAAGGACGCCTTCAACGGCCGCTGA
- a CDS encoding nitronate monooxygenase, with protein sequence MSSELTDLCRYPIVQAPMAGGVSSPELVGAVAEAGALGFLAAGYKTTDGMYNEIKHVRRLTGRPFGVNLFMPQPALADPSAVEVYCQQLAGEALWYETPLGDPDTSGDDGYEAKVAILLEDPVPAVSFTFGCPTRDTLDAFAKAGTYTIVTVTSAEEAQCAQWAGADALCVQGVEAGGHQSTHRDDPQADNTGIGLLSLVTQVRETVQLPVIAAGGMMRGSQIAGALAAGADAAQLGTAFLICPESGAHPVHKQSLTNPLFVRTALTRAFSGRPARGLVNRFITEHGPYAPAAYPQVHYVTSGLRKAAARTGDAQGMALWAGQGHRMARELPAGELIELLAAELEAARVAVSGRSAE encoded by the coding sequence ATGTCCTCCGAGTTGACCGATCTCTGCCGGTATCCGATCGTGCAGGCCCCGATGGCGGGCGGCGTCTCGTCCCCGGAGCTCGTCGGCGCCGTCGCCGAAGCCGGCGCGCTGGGCTTCCTCGCCGCCGGGTACAAGACGACGGACGGCATGTACAACGAGATCAAGCACGTCCGCAGGCTGACCGGCCGGCCGTTCGGCGTCAACCTCTTCATGCCGCAGCCCGCGCTCGCCGATCCGAGCGCCGTCGAGGTCTACTGCCAACAGCTCGCCGGTGAGGCCCTCTGGTACGAGACCCCGCTCGGCGACCCGGACACCAGCGGCGACGACGGCTACGAGGCCAAGGTCGCGATCCTCCTGGAGGACCCGGTCCCCGCGGTCTCCTTCACCTTCGGCTGCCCCACCCGCGACACGCTGGACGCCTTCGCCAAGGCGGGCACATACACCATCGTGACGGTCACCAGCGCCGAGGAGGCGCAGTGCGCCCAGTGGGCGGGCGCCGACGCCCTCTGCGTCCAGGGCGTCGAGGCGGGCGGACACCAGTCCACGCACCGCGACGACCCGCAGGCCGACAACACCGGCATCGGGCTGCTCTCCCTCGTCACCCAGGTCCGCGAGACCGTGCAGTTGCCGGTCATCGCGGCGGGCGGGATGATGCGTGGCTCCCAGATCGCCGGGGCGCTCGCGGCCGGGGCGGACGCGGCACAGCTCGGTACGGCCTTCCTCATCTGCCCCGAGTCCGGGGCACATCCGGTGCACAAGCAGTCCCTGACCAACCCGCTGTTCGTCCGGACTGCCCTGACCCGGGCCTTCTCCGGCCGTCCCGCCCGCGGGCTGGTCAACCGCTTCATCACCGAACACGGCCCCTACGCCCCCGCCGCCTACCCGCAGGTGCACTATGTGACCAGCGGGCTGCGCAAGGCGGCGGCCCGGACCGGCGACGCCCAGGGCATGGCACTGTGGGCCGGGCAAGGACACCGGATGGCACGCGAGCTGCCCGCCGGAGAGCTGATCGAACTGCTCGCCGCCGAACTGGAAGCCGCCCGGGTGGCAGTGAGCGGAAGGAGTGCCGAGTGA
- a CDS encoding MBL fold metallo-hydrolase, with amino-acid sequence MDVSWEEFGWERLGHGVGRRRLPGWDATVALVAGADGALLYDTGSTLREGVELRNQAEGLLGRRVTHVALSHPHFDHVLGTAVFAGAEVYGSAGLAALLARGAEELCASAVRHGVPEEEAAQAVDVLVAPRHEVCGEWTLDLGGGRQVLLADAGPGHTGHDLAALVPGAGGERAVVLCGDLVEESGEPQAGRDAVTSRWPAALDRLLALGGEDALYVPGHGAVVDAAFVRAQRDRLAERFGVS; translated from the coding sequence ATGGACGTCTCTTGGGAAGAGTTCGGCTGGGAGCGGTTGGGCCACGGAGTGGGCCGGCGGCGGCTCCCGGGGTGGGATGCGACGGTCGCGCTGGTGGCCGGAGCGGACGGCGCGCTGCTCTACGACACCGGGTCGACGCTGCGCGAGGGGGTGGAGCTGCGGAACCAGGCGGAGGGGTTGCTCGGGCGGAGAGTGACACATGTCGCACTGAGCCACCCCCATTTCGATCATGTGCTGGGCACCGCGGTGTTCGCCGGGGCCGAGGTGTACGGATCGGCCGGCCTCGCCGCTCTCCTGGCGCGCGGGGCGGAGGAGCTGTGCGCCTCCGCCGTACGCCACGGAGTGCCCGAGGAGGAGGCCGCGCAGGCGGTGGACGTCCTGGTGGCCCCGCGCCACGAGGTGTGCGGGGAGTGGACGCTCGACCTCGGCGGCGGGCGGCAGGTCCTGCTGGCCGACGCCGGACCGGGACACACCGGCCACGATCTGGCGGCGCTGGTGCCGGGCGCGGGCGGGGAGCGGGCCGTGGTGCTCTGCGGTGATCTGGTCGAGGAGTCCGGCGAACCGCAGGCGGGCCGGGACGCGGTCACCTCCCGCTGGCCCGCCGCGCTGGACAGGCTGCTGGCGCTCGGCGGCGAGGACGCGCTGTACGTACCGGGGCACGGGGCGGTGGTGGACGCGGCGTTCGTACGGGCGCAGCGGGACCGGCTGGCGGAGCGCTTCGGCGTGTCGTGA
- the hemW gene encoding radical SAM family heme chaperone HemW translates to MDGMPSVLPDGEPVPDDGALPRHALEGAAGRPLGFYLHVPYCATRCGYCDFNTYTATELRGSGGALASRDNYATHLIEEVRQARKVLGDDPRPVRTVFVGGGTPTLLPAADLVRMLAAIRDEFGLADDAEITTEANPESVGPAYLAELREGGFNRVSFGMQSARQHVLKILDRTHTPGRPEACVAEARAAGFDHVNLDLIYGTPGESDDDWRASLDAAIGAGPDHVSAYALIVEEGTQLARRIRRGEIPMTDDDAHADRYLIADEAMAAAGFSWYEVSNWARTPEGRCLHNELYWRGADWWGAGPGAHSHVGGVRWWNVKHPGAYAQALAEGRSPGAGREILADEDRRVERILLELRLREGCPLSLLRPDGLAASRRALSDGLLETGPYEEGRAVLTLRGRLLADAVVRDLVD, encoded by the coding sequence ATGGACGGTATGCCTTCCGTACTGCCCGATGGTGAGCCCGTGCCCGACGACGGGGCGCTGCCCCGCCACGCCCTGGAAGGCGCCGCCGGCCGCCCGCTCGGCTTCTACCTGCATGTGCCCTACTGCGCCACCCGCTGCGGCTACTGCGATTTCAACACCTACACCGCCACCGAGCTGCGCGGCTCCGGCGGAGCCCTGGCCTCCCGCGACAACTACGCCACGCACCTGATCGAGGAGGTCCGCCAGGCCCGCAAGGTCCTGGGCGACGACCCCCGGCCGGTGCGGACCGTCTTCGTCGGCGGCGGCACCCCCACGTTGCTGCCCGCCGCCGATCTCGTACGGATGCTGGCGGCGATCCGTGACGAGTTCGGGCTCGCGGACGACGCCGAGATCACCACCGAGGCCAACCCGGAGTCCGTCGGCCCGGCCTACCTGGCCGAGCTGCGGGAGGGCGGCTTCAACCGGGTCTCCTTCGGCATGCAGAGTGCCCGGCAGCACGTCCTGAAGATCCTGGACCGTACGCACACCCCCGGGCGCCCCGAGGCCTGTGTGGCCGAGGCCAGGGCGGCGGGCTTCGACCATGTCAATCTCGATCTGATCTACGGCACCCCCGGCGAGTCCGACGACGACTGGCGGGCCTCCCTGGACGCGGCCATCGGCGCGGGCCCCGACCATGTGTCGGCCTATGCCCTGATCGTCGAGGAGGGCACCCAGCTCGCCCGGCGCATCCGGCGCGGCGAGATCCCGATGACCGACGACGACGCGCACGCCGACCGGTACCTGATCGCGGACGAGGCGATGGCCGCCGCGGGCTTCTCCTGGTACGAGGTGTCCAACTGGGCCCGGACGCCCGAAGGCCGCTGCCTGCACAACGAGCTGTACTGGCGCGGCGCCGACTGGTGGGGCGCCGGGCCGGGCGCGCACAGCCACGTGGGCGGCGTGCGCTGGTGGAACGTGAAGCACCCGGGGGCGTACGCACAGGCCCTGGCCGAGGGCCGCTCACCCGGGGCCGGGCGCGAGATCCTCGCCGACGAGGACCGCCGGGTCGAGCGGATCCTGCTGGAACTGCGGCTGCGCGAGGGCTGCCCGCTGTCGCTGCTGAGGCCGGACGGCCTCGCGGCCTCGCGCCGGGCGCTCTCGGACGGGCTGCTGGAGACCGGCCCGTACGAGGAGGGGCGCGCGGTCCTCACCCTGCGCGGGCGGCTGCTCGCCGACGCGGTGGTGCGGGACCTGGTGGACTGA
- a CDS encoding DUF3097 domain-containing protein, with product MRSYQPDLTPPWKKSAPAPEVPAEPDLVVEEVSTGFCGAVIRCEKTAQGPTVTLEDRFGKHRVFPMEPRGFLLEGRVVTLVRPSAAGPVRPARTASGSVAVPGARARVARAGRIYVEGRHDAELVERVWGDDLRIEGVVVEYLEGVDDLPAIVRAFSPGPDARLGVLVDHLVPGSKESRIAGQVSDADVLVVGHPYIDVWEAVKPSSVGISGWPVVPRGQDWKTGVCRSLGWPENTGAAWQHILSKVHSYRDLEPQLLGRVEELIDFVTLPA from the coding sequence ATGCGCAGCTACCAGCCGGACCTGACCCCGCCGTGGAAGAAGTCCGCCCCCGCCCCGGAGGTCCCCGCCGAGCCCGATCTGGTCGTGGAGGAGGTCTCCACCGGTTTCTGCGGTGCCGTGATCCGCTGCGAGAAGACGGCCCAGGGCCCCACGGTCACCCTGGAGGACCGCTTCGGCAAGCACCGGGTGTTCCCGATGGAGCCGCGCGGCTTCCTGCTGGAGGGCCGGGTGGTCACGCTCGTACGCCCGTCGGCGGCCGGTCCCGTCCGGCCCGCGCGTACGGCCTCCGGCTCGGTGGCGGTGCCGGGGGCGCGGGCGCGGGTGGCGCGCGCCGGGCGGATCTATGTGGAGGGCCGGCACGACGCGGAGCTGGTCGAGCGGGTGTGGGGCGACGACCTCCGGATCGAGGGCGTGGTGGTCGAGTATCTGGAGGGCGTCGACGACCTCCCGGCGATCGTGCGCGCGTTCTCGCCGGGTCCTGATGCCCGGCTGGGGGTGCTGGTGGACCATCTGGTGCCGGGCTCCAAGGAGTCCCGGATCGCCGGTCAGGTGTCGGACGCCGATGTGCTGGTGGTGGGCCACCCGTACATCGACGTCTGGGAGGCGGTGAAGCCTTCCTCGGTGGGAATCTCCGGCTGGCCGGTGGTGCCGCGCGGACAGGACTGGAAGACGGGGGTGTGCCGGTCTCTGGGCTGGCCGGAGAACACCGGTGCGGCCTGGCAGCACATCCTCTCCAAGGTGCACTCCTATCGGGATCTTGAGCCACAACTCCTGGGCCGCGTAGAGGAATTGATCGATTTCGTCACCCTTCCGGCCTGA
- the hrcA gene encoding heat-inducible transcriptional repressor HrcA, protein MLSERRLEVLRAIVQDYVGTEEPVGSKALTERHKLGVSPATVRNDMAVLEDEGFIAQPHTSAGRIPTDKGYRLFVDRLAGVKPLSSPERRAIQNFLDGAVDLDDVVGRTVRLLAQLTRQVAVVQYPSLTRSTVRHVELLALAPARLMLVLITDTGRVEQRMIDCPAPFGETSLADLRARLNSRVVGRRFTDVPQLVQELPESFDSEDRATVSTVLSVLLETLVEETEERLMIGGTSNLTRFGHDFPVMIRPVLEALEEQVVLLKLLGEATDSGMTVRIGHENAHEGLNSTSVVAVGYGSGDEAVAKLGVVGPTRMDYPGTMGAVRAVARYVGQILAES, encoded by the coding sequence ATGCTCAGCGAACGCAGACTCGAAGTGCTGCGCGCCATCGTCCAGGACTATGTCGGCACCGAGGAGCCCGTCGGCTCCAAGGCGCTCACGGAACGGCACAAGCTGGGGGTCTCCCCGGCCACCGTCCGCAACGACATGGCGGTGCTGGAGGACGAGGGCTTCATCGCCCAGCCGCACACCAGTGCGGGGCGCATCCCGACGGACAAGGGCTACCGGCTCTTCGTCGACCGGCTCGCGGGCGTCAAGCCGCTCTCCTCGCCGGAGCGCCGGGCCATCCAGAATTTCCTCGACGGCGCGGTCGACCTCGACGATGTCGTGGGCCGGACCGTACGGCTGCTCGCGCAGCTGACCCGGCAGGTCGCCGTGGTGCAGTACCCCTCGCTGACCCGTTCGACGGTGCGGCACGTGGAGCTGCTCGCGCTGGCCCCCGCCCGGCTGATGCTGGTGCTGATCACCGACACCGGCCGGGTCGAACAGCGTATGATCGACTGCCCTGCGCCGTTCGGCGAGACCTCTCTCGCCGATCTGCGGGCCCGGCTCAACAGCCGGGTCGTCGGACGCCGTTTCACGGACGTCCCGCAGCTGGTGCAGGAGCTGCCGGAATCCTTCGACAGTGAGGACCGGGCCACCGTCTCCACGGTGCTCTCCGTCCTTCTCGAAACACTGGTCGAGGAGACGGAGGAGCGGCTGATGATCGGTGGCACCTCCAACCTCACCCGCTTCGGGCACGACTTCCCTGTGATGATCCGGCCGGTGCTGGAAGCACTGGAGGAACAGGTGGTCCTGCTGAAGCTGCTCGGTGAGGCAACGGACTCGGGCATGACCGTACGTATCGGGCACGAGAACGCCCACGAGGGCCTCAACTCCACGTCCGTCGTCGCGGTCGGCTACGGTTCGGGCGACGAGGCAGTCGCCAAACTCGGCGTGGTCGGACCGACCCGCATGGACTACCCCGGAACGATGGGAGCGGTACGCGCAGTGGCACGTTACGTCGGACAGATCCTGGCGGAGTCGTAA
- a CDS encoding 16S rRNA (uracil(1498)-N(3))-methyltransferase — protein sequence MTAPVFVVERMPSGPEFVLDGPEGRHAVSVKRLHAGEDVVLTDGLGRWAEGVVRAAEGKDRLLVTDLATVHEEPGPSPRITVVQALPKGDRGEVAVETMTETGIDAIVPWQAARCITQWKGDRGLKSLAKWRSTAREAGKQSRRVRFPEVAEAMTTKQVAALLAAADFAGVLHEDRDCDSEPLATAELPAHGEIVLVVGPEGGVSPQELAAFAEAGARTYRLGRSVLRTSTAGTAAAALLLGRTGRWG from the coding sequence GTGACGGCACCGGTCTTCGTCGTCGAACGGATGCCCAGCGGGCCCGAGTTCGTCCTGGACGGTCCCGAGGGACGGCACGCCGTCTCCGTGAAGCGGCTGCACGCCGGTGAGGACGTCGTCCTGACGGACGGTCTGGGCCGGTGGGCCGAGGGCGTCGTACGGGCCGCCGAGGGCAAGGACCGGCTCCTGGTGACGGACCTCGCGACGGTCCACGAGGAGCCCGGACCCAGCCCCCGTATCACCGTCGTCCAGGCCCTCCCCAAGGGCGACCGCGGCGAGGTCGCCGTGGAGACCATGACGGAGACGGGCATCGACGCGATCGTCCCGTGGCAGGCCGCCCGCTGCATCACGCAGTGGAAGGGCGACCGCGGCCTCAAGTCCCTGGCGAAGTGGCGCAGTACGGCACGGGAGGCGGGGAAGCAGTCCCGGCGGGTCCGGTTCCCCGAGGTCGCGGAGGCGATGACGACCAAGCAGGTCGCCGCGCTGCTGGCCGCGGCGGACTTCGCGGGCGTGCTGCACGAGGACCGCGACTGCGACAGCGAACCGCTCGCCACCGCCGAACTCCCGGCGCACGGCGAGATCGTGCTCGTCGTCGGCCCCGAGGGCGGCGTCTCCCCGCAGGAACTCGCGGCCTTCGCCGAGGCGGGCGCGCGGACCTACCGGCTGGGCCGCAGCGTGCTGCGCACCTCCACCGCGGGGACGGCGGCGGCGGCCCTGCTGCTGGGCCGCACCGGACGCTGGGGCTGA
- a CDS encoding 26S protease regulatory subunit — translation MSNESPLIMSLRTAVDAAPGDVPLRLHLAELLLGEGQSEAAVAQAAVALQHAPGDGAARGLMMRAMGMPPRPEAASPSPVPAPAVEAPAPSLTPAPSVAPAPGFDWKAAENEIKDAVPPRFVTSPSPEAPLAVDGGGDPCDAAAWEAEAPTLRLADVGGMYEVKDRLEAAFLAPMRNPELRKLYGKSLRGGLLLYGPPGCGKTFIARAVAGELGARFISVSVNDVLDMWIGNSERNMHEIFETARRQAPCVVFLDELDALGAKRSRTASSGMRNTVNQLLTELDGVDGANEGVFVLAATNVPWDVDIALRRPGRLDRTLLVLPPDAAAREAILRYHLRERPIESVDLKKLVRATEDFSGADLAHLCESASETALLDSARTGTVRLINMKDLLAAAKAVRPSTEPWFATARNVAMFANDGGSYDDLLAYLKKKRRL, via the coding sequence ATGTCCAACGAGTCGCCTCTGATCATGAGCCTGCGCACCGCGGTCGACGCGGCGCCCGGCGACGTACCTCTGCGGCTGCATCTGGCCGAACTGCTGCTGGGCGAAGGGCAGTCCGAGGCCGCGGTCGCCCAGGCCGCCGTGGCGCTCCAGCACGCGCCGGGGGACGGGGCGGCGCGCGGACTGATGATGCGGGCGATGGGAATGCCGCCGCGGCCAGAGGCCGCGTCGCCTTCCCCCGTACCCGCACCCGCGGTAGAGGCACCCGCTCCTTCCCTCACGCCCGCCCCGTCCGTGGCACCCGCCCCCGGGTTCGACTGGAAGGCCGCGGAGAACGAGATCAAGGACGCCGTCCCGCCGCGCTTCGTGACCTCGCCGTCCCCGGAGGCACCGCTCGCCGTGGACGGCGGCGGGGACCCCTGCGACGCCGCCGCCTGGGAAGCGGAGGCACCCACCCTGCGGCTCGCCGACGTCGGCGGGATGTACGAGGTCAAGGACCGCCTCGAAGCCGCCTTCCTCGCCCCGATGCGCAACCCCGAACTGCGCAAGCTGTACGGCAAGAGCCTGCGCGGCGGACTCCTGCTGTACGGACCGCCCGGCTGCGGCAAGACGTTCATCGCCCGTGCCGTCGCGGGCGAGCTCGGTGCCCGGTTCATCTCCGTCTCGGTCAATGACGTCCTCGACATGTGGATCGGCAACTCCGAACGCAACATGCACGAGATCTTCGAGACCGCCCGCCGTCAGGCGCCCTGCGTGGTGTTCCTGGACGAGCTGGACGCGCTGGGCGCCAAACGCAGCCGTACGGCGAGCAGCGGCATGCGCAACACCGTCAACCAGCTCCTGACCGAACTCGACGGCGTCGACGGCGCGAACGAGGGCGTGTTCGTGCTCGCCGCCACCAACGTCCCCTGGGACGTGGACATCGCGCTGCGCCGACCCGGCCGGCTGGACCGCACCCTGCTCGTCCTGCCGCCCGACGCCGCCGCACGCGAGGCGATCCTCCGCTACCACCTGCGCGAGCGGCCCATCGAATCGGTCGACCTCAAGAAGCTCGTCAGGGCCACCGAGGACTTCTCCGGCGCCGACCTCGCCCATCTCTGCGAGTCCGCGTCCGAGACCGCCCTGCTCGACTCGGCCCGCACCGGCACGGTCCGGCTGATCAACATGAAGGATCTGCTGGCCGCCGCGAAGGCCGTACGGCCCTCCACCGAACCGTGGTTCGCGACCGCCCGCAACGTCGCCATGTTCGCCAACGACGGCGGCAGTTACGACGACCTGCTGGCCTACCTGAAGAAGAAGCGCCGACTGTGA